Genomic window (Paenibacillus sp. PK3_47):
CATGGTTGATGTAACTGACGGTGAATCATATGTATTCGGAGCGCCTGTAAGTATCTATAACGGATTGTGTAATTGCTGCGCTTTGTATTACCCATTTTCATTTGGTTAGAATCAGGTCTTGCTTTCTATTTGGAAATGACCGTGACTCCAGAGAATGTTTGGACTTCCGGCCGCTGTTGTCTGCAGATTTCTCTAATTTATACCACTGTTCGTAGTGGAAATCCGCAGACAAAGGCGGACGCTAATGCTCCTACAGTTCCAAACTTCTCCTCCGCCACTCTTTCCTTATAGGATAATTTTCAAGCCTATTCTTTGATGAGATAAAGATGCAGTTCCATCCGAACTGAAATGATTGAAGTTGGTTGTAAACAGTGTTATTCTAACAACTTAGCGTAACGCAAAATCCATGCATTTCAGTACATTTATATAGTAGCCACTAATTCGTCAATAAAGAAAGGTAGCCGTATGATAACAGTTGATAACTTATCCTTTTCATTTCCGCAAAAAGAATTATATAAAAACATCTCTTTTACACTTGAAGAAGCACAGCATTGCGCTTTTATCGGAACCAGCGGGAGCGGCAAAAGCACGCTGCTCGATATATTGATGGACCCGGAAAGATATCTGTACGATGGCAAATTGGAGATTGACCCTGTTTGCACAATCGGATATGTAAGCCAGTTCCCGCAGCTGGATGAGAATAAAGAAGCAACCGTTTTTGAATATATAGGGGCAGAATTTATCAGGATCCAAAATGAAATCAATGCGATTTGCACGGAAATGGAAACCTCGGACGATATTGAACCTTTACTGGAAAAGTATCAAGCCGCATTAGACGCGTTGGATTCGATGGGCGGGGATGATTTTGAAAGCAATATTAATAAGCAGTTAAACCTGGCCAACCTCATGAAGCTGAAAGATGTCAGAGTATCCGACCTCAGCGGCGGGGAATTCAAGCTTATACAAGTAATAAAGGAAATGCTCTCTAAACCGGACCTCATGATTATGGATGAACCGGATGTGTTCTTAGACTTTGACAATCTTAATGCACTGAAAAATCTGATTAATTCCCACAAAGGGATACTGCTCGTTGTTACACATAACCGGTACTTGCTGAATCATTGCTTTAATAAGATTATTCACCTGGAAAACATGGAGATTCAGGAGTTCGATGGCCGGTATATTGATTACAATTTCTCACTGCTTCAGACGAAAATCGAGCTGCAGGAGCTCACCATCGCTGAGCAGGAAGAAATCGAGCGTAACGAGAACATTATCACTAACCTCAGAGCGATTGCAACTTATAATTCAGAAGCCTCCAGAGGGAAAGCACTCAAAGCCAGAGTTAAGTTTCAGGAACGACTGGAAGCGCGCAGACTTAAAGCCCCATTCGTTGATATTAAGCAGCCGGAAATCCGCTTTGGTACCGGTCATGAAATTGAAGACAGTGTCGTTATAAGTGTCCATAATTACAGTGCTGCCTTTGATGAGCTGCTTTTGGAAAAAGTGAATTTCGAGATCCACTCTATGGATAAAGTAGCCATTATCGGTCCCAACGGTACCGGTAAAACGACGCTGCTCCGGGATATTTTCAACAACAATCTCGATTCGATTAGAGTGCACCCTGATGCTAAAGTGGCTTATTTATCCCAGCTTCAAGGCGAAGTGCTGAATGATTCTAACACCATCCTGGAGGAATTCATCGATGCCGGTTTCAGCACCTATGATGAGGTTAGATCATATCTGGCGGACTATGGTTTTGAGGGAGAAATCTTTACTCAGAAGATTGAGGCTTTATCCGGCGGAGAAAAAAATATGCTGCAGTTGGCCAAAGTTTCTGCCAGTAACGCAAACGTGCTGCTTCTGGATGAACCTACAAGCCATTTAGACCTTTATTCGCAAATTGCCCTGGAGAAAGCCATTGAAGATTACAAAGGGGCAATCCTCATGATTTCTCATGACTTCTATTCCGTGGTAAATGGGATGGACTATGTGCTCATTATTGACGAAAAGACGATTAGAAAAATGAGTATGCGCAAATTCAGAAAGATGATCTATGCCGGCCATTTTGACAAAGATTACTTGGAAACCGAACAGCAGAAGAAATCAGTCGAAACGAAAATAGAGCTGGCTTTAAAAAAGACTGATTTTGAATCCGCAAAAGGAATGCTTGATGAGCTGGAAGAGTTGAATAAGCGGCTGTAAGCCTCTGAAGGTATGATAAAAAAACACTGATGACTGACTCAGTGTCTTCAGGATGCCGAGAAAGTCTCGACATCCTTATTTATGTAATTTTGATCCATACGATAACATGTCTACGATTGCCGGCTCCCCCCCATCACCTCACGCGACCAGAACCTATTAATTCCTTGGGAATGCTGAATGCTAATGCTAACGGACCCTAGTTCCGTTATTTTGCGCTAGAGGTGTGTTTTGGAATCCTAACGGACCCTGGATCCGTTATTTCATCCGCAAGGGCTTAATTTGCCTATCATTCAGCAGAATAAAGGAACTACGGTCCGTTAGCGATGGAAACAAGGCGATTTGCGGCAAATAACGGACGCAGTGTCCGTTAGCGTGCCAAAGAGGACGAGGCATACAAGGGATGCAGCGTCGCAGATCTGAAAACACAGAAAAGAAACCCAAGACCCTTAAAAGAGCCGGGTTTCTCAACACTCTGAAGACACTGAGAGTTTTAAAACCAGTCATAATAATAATACCGCCCTTCATTGGATTTGGAAGCCCAACAAACAGCGGTATTTATAGCTTATTGATAATAATATTTATCGGTTTAATCGGACCATTTTCCGAAATTTATCGGTATCCTTGCGTTACCTTCAACCTCGTCACAATCCCCCGTCAGCCTTCTACGTATCCTGATCCTTACCCTTTCAACCTACCTTATGCTCAATCCGGAGCTTGTCGGCTACCATGGCAATAAATTCCGAGTTAGTGGGCTTCGATTTGGAGATATTAATCGTATAGCCGAACAGATGGGAGATGCTGTCGATGTTGCCGCGGGTCCAGGCCACTTCAATCGCATGGCGGATCGCACGTTCCACGCGTGAAGGCGTAGTCTTGAACTTCTCGGCAATAGCCGGATACAGTGTTTTGGTAATAGCTCCAAGGATTTCAATATTGTTATAGACCATTGTAATGGCTTCGCGCAAATACTGGTAGCCCTTGATGTGGGCAGGCACACCAATTTCATGAATAATCGAAGTAATGTTGGCGTCAAGGTTTTTGCCCTTGGAGAGCGGAACTACATTGTTGCTGCTTGGCCGTGAACTGCTGTAATTGGACATGCTGGAGGACGTGCTCATGCTGCCCTGGGACCCTACAAGCTGACGCACACGGTTGGCTAGAACCTCCATATCGAAAGGCTTCAGGATATAATAAGATGCGCCAAGCTGGACAGCTCTCTGCGTAATATTCTCCTGGCCGAAGGCCGTAAGCATGATGATCTTCGGCTGCGGGTTAAGATCCATATCGCGAAGGCGCTCAAGCACGCCTAGACCGTCCAAATGCGGCATAATGATATCAAGGATCAGTACATCGGGAATTTTGCGTGCTCCGCTCAGCATTTGAAGCACTTCTTCCCCATTATAGGCAATACCTGTCACGGTCATATCTTCTTGTTCCGAAATATACTCAGCAAGCAAGTTCGTGAATTCCCTGTTATCATCGGCCAACAACACTTCAATATTCTGCACTGGTTGCTTCCTCCTTATTTATATCTGCTATTCGAAAATAACATTTTTTATCAGCTCTCCTTTACGATTTCGACACACCATTTAAATATCCTTCTGTCGAAAATTATTTTTCTTTATTTTTTTTTGCAGTTGGATTATAATTAAATATTTTATTTCATTATTCGATCTTTATCGTTTGACTTCGACAAAAAAATCTTAAGGCTATACGGCCTTAAGATTGTAAGGAGTGATCTCATCAAGCTTGGTTACACCGGAGTCCTTGAGCATCCACTCAATGAAGCAGCCATACCCTGATTTGGGGTCGTTGACAAAAACATGGGTCACTGCCCCGATCAGCCGGCCGTTTTGCACGATCGGACTGCCGCTCATGCCTTGGACAATACCTCCGGTCTTATTAATGAGCCTAGGATCTGTAATGCGCAGTACAAGCCCCTTGGTTGCGGGAGTCTGCTGGTGGGCAACATGGATGATTTCCACATCAAAACGTTCCACCTGCTGTCCATCGACAACAGTCAGAATTTCTGCCGGTCCTTCCTTGACTTCACTGCTCATGGCGATTGGAATCGGCTGCTGATACAGGCTGTGCTCCGGATTACGCGACATTTTGCCAAAAATCCCGAAATCCGTGTTGCTTTGTACATTGCCGAGCACCTGGCTTTCCTTCAGAAAAACAGCACGCTTTTCTCCCGGATCACCGTCCTGGCTCTTGGAGATGGAGGTCACGCTCGACTGAACGATATGGCCGCTGCCGACTACAATCGGCGTTCCTGTGTTCATGTCTGTAATGACATGCCCCA
Coding sequences:
- the spoIVB gene encoding SpoIVB peptidase → MPGLLFAFFLSFSGLTGPLQSYAAPLDNPPGQPVQGIDRNLKVIPGGQTIGVKVKSAGVLVVGHHLVEVSQQSKISPGENSGLVPGDLMISINGVKLDEVSKVAKLVEQAGKADKPLDIVYKRGGKQLTAKLKPAYDRNDKVWRLGLYIRDSAAGVGTLTFYAPEQGVYGALGHVITDMNTGTPIVVGSGHIVQSSVTSISKSQDGDPGEKRAVFLKESQVLGNVQSNTDFGIFGKMSRNPEHSLYQQPIPIAMSSEVKEGPAEILTVVDGQQVERFDVEIIHVAHQQTPATKGLVLRITDPRLINKTGGIVQGMSGSPIVQNGRLIGAVTHVFVNDPKSGYGCFIEWMLKDSGVTKLDEITPYNLKAV
- the spo0A gene encoding sporulation transcription factor Spo0A; amino-acid sequence: MQNIEVLLADDNREFTNLLAEYISEQEDMTVTGIAYNGEEVLQMLSGARKIPDVLILDIIMPHLDGLGVLERLRDMDLNPQPKIIMLTAFGQENITQRAVQLGASYYILKPFDMEVLANRVRQLVGSQGSMSTSSSMSNYSSSRPSSNNVVPLSKGKNLDANITSIIHEIGVPAHIKGYQYLREAITMVYNNIEILGAITKTLYPAIAEKFKTTPSRVERAIRHAIEVAWTRGNIDSISHLFGYTINISKSKPTNSEFIAMVADKLRIEHKVG
- a CDS encoding ABC-F family ATP-binding cassette domain-containing protein, producing MITVDNLSFSFPQKELYKNISFTLEEAQHCAFIGTSGSGKSTLLDILMDPERYLYDGKLEIDPVCTIGYVSQFPQLDENKEATVFEYIGAEFIRIQNEINAICTEMETSDDIEPLLEKYQAALDALDSMGGDDFESNINKQLNLANLMKLKDVRVSDLSGGEFKLIQVIKEMLSKPDLMIMDEPDVFLDFDNLNALKNLINSHKGILLVVTHNRYLLNHCFNKIIHLENMEIQEFDGRYIDYNFSLLQTKIELQELTIAEQEEIERNENIITNLRAIATYNSEASRGKALKARVKFQERLEARRLKAPFVDIKQPEIRFGTGHEIEDSVVISVHNYSAAFDELLLEKVNFEIHSMDKVAIIGPNGTGKTTLLRDIFNNNLDSIRVHPDAKVAYLSQLQGEVLNDSNTILEEFIDAGFSTYDEVRSYLADYGFEGEIFTQKIEALSGGEKNMLQLAKVSASNANVLLLDEPTSHLDLYSQIALEKAIEDYKGAILMISHDFYSVVNGMDYVLIIDEKTIRKMSMRKFRKMIYAGHFDKDYLETEQQKKSVETKIELALKKTDFESAKGMLDELEELNKRL